The proteins below are encoded in one region of Eulemur rufifrons isolate Redbay chromosome 2, OSU_ERuf_1, whole genome shotgun sequence:
- the TRMT5 gene encoding tRNA (guanine(37)-N1)-methyltransferase — protein MRILWRPFEFSRRLLKVESSNITESESLILLAWTSLTQKLRKTPGISLLGQQNRFSTMPEIETNERDSELFSPPSDVRGMTKLDRTAFKKTVTIPVLKVKKEKVNKLMRSLKRAALQRPGIKRVIEDPDDEESRLIMLDPYKMFTHDSFEKAELSILTQLNVKPQISKYNLELTYENFKSEEILKAVLPEGQDVTSGFSRVGHIAHLNLRDHQLPFKHLIGQVMIDKNPGITSVVNKISTIDNTYRNFQMEVLCGEENMITKVRENNYTYEFDFSKVYWNPRLSTEHSRITEILKPGDVLFDVFAGVGPFAIPAAKKNCTVFANDLNPESHKWLLHNCKLNKVDQKVKVFNLDGKEFLQGPVKEELMQQLGLSKERKVSAHIVMNLPAEAIEFLSAFKSLLEGQPCSSELLPIVHCYSFSKDADPAEDVRQRAGAVLGISLEACSSVHLVRNVAPNKEMLCITFQIPAAILYKNQTMNLENHEDPPLKRQRTDEAFSEEKTQITSNT, from the exons ATGAG GATCTTATGGAGGCCATTTGAATTCTCAAGAAGACTTCTGAAAGTGGAAAGCTCTAACataactgaatcagaatctttgatTCTACTAGCTTGGACATCGCTGACACAGAAGCTTAGGAAAACACCTGGTATTTCCTTATTGGGTCAACAAAATAGATTCTCAACCATGccagaaatagaaacaaatgagagAGACTCTGAATTGTTTTCACCACCCTCTGATGTTCGAGGCATGACAAAGCTTGATAGAACAGCTTTTAAGAAGACAGTGACCATTCCAGTGCTtaaggtgaaaaaagaaaaagtcaataaattGATGCGATCCCTTAAAAGGGCAGCACTGCAGCGCCCAGGCATAAAACGTGTGATTGAAGATCCAGACGATGAAGAAAGTAGACTAATTATGTTGGATCCCTATAAGATGTTTACTCATGATTCTTTTGAGAAAGCAGAACTCAGTATTTTAACACAGCTTAATGTCAAACCACAGATATCTAAATATAATTTGGAACTAACTTATGAAAACTTTAAGTCAGAAGAAATCTTGAAAGCTGTGCTTCCTGAAGGTCAAGATGTGACTTCAGGGTTTAGCAGAGTTGGACATATTGCACACTTGAACCTTCGAGATCATCAGCTACCTTTCAAGCATTTAATTG GCCAAGTTATGATTGACAAAAATCCAGGAATCACCTCAGTAGTAAATAAAATCAGTACTATTGACAATACATACCGAAATTTCCAAATGGAAGTATTGTGTGGAGAGGAGAACATGATTACCAAG GTTCGAGAAAACAACTACACCTAtgaatttgatttttcaaaagtctATTGGAATCCTCGTCTCTCTACAGAACATAGCCGTATCACAGAAATTCTGAAAcctggagatgtcctatttgatGTTTTTGCAGGGGTTGGGCCCTTTGCCATTCCAGCAGCAAAGAAAAACTGTACTGTATTTGCCAATGATCTCAATCCTGAATCCCATAAATGGTTGTTGCACAAttgtaaattaaataaagtagACCAAAAGGTGAAAGTCTTCAACTTGGATGGGAAAGAATTCCTGCAAGGACCAGTCAAAGAAGAGTTAATGCAGCAGCTGGGActgtcaaaagaaagaaaagtctctgCGCACATTGTCATGAACTTGCCAGCAGAGGCTATAGAGTTTCTTAGTGCTTTCAAATCACTTTTAGAAGGGCAGCCATGCAGCAGTGAGCTCCTTCCCATAGTCCACTGTTACAGCTTTTCCAAAGATGCTGATCCTGCTGAGGATGTTCGGCAACGAGCTGGAGCTGTGTTAGGCATTTCCTTGGAGGCATGCAGTTCAGTTCACCTAGTAAGAAATGTGGCCCCTAACAAGGAGATGCTGTGCATCACTTTTCAGATTCCTGCTGCTATACTCTACAAGAACCAGACCATGAATCTAG AGAATCATGAAGATCCACCTCTTAAACGACAGAGGACAGATGAAgccttttcagaagaaaaaacacaaattacttCAAACACTTAA